From the Lathyrus oleraceus cultivar Zhongwan6 chromosome 4, CAAS_Psat_ZW6_1.0, whole genome shotgun sequence genome, one window contains:
- the LOC127074526 gene encoding uncharacterized protein LOC127074526, translated as MRGSIGVRLQNSNISNATRKTLVSFSTSSGFGGGGDGRGGGRGRGGSFSGPPQFNFNEKAPGNPNPNSSESKSDTTDSPIPPGSGRGHGRGGTVPPPTGFPSFSSFMSSIQQPSIGRGRGFGPLPPQSENDKQQEQQPDSVPKKPVFFRREDNVSQTETNEVLPHKKPIFTRTEDVKPIDLSGDNESDSMFSMSLSGVLPGTGRGKPVEEAGREAPQVTVENRHIRSRRTTGDAASENVPKRQPMLSQNDGDGSGSGRGREPRERGGFVRGRGRGRGRGRGVGRGGFRGAGADDRMGQIQDSARSNAAGLYTGDNADGEKLAQKVGPEIMNQLTEEFEEIVSRVLPSPLEDEYVEALDINCAIEFEPEYIMEFDSNPDIDEKEPIPLRDALEKMKPFLMKYEGIKSQEEWEEIMEETMERVPLLKKIVDHYSGPDRVTAKKQTEELERVAKTLPGSAPSSVKDFTNRAVISLQSNPGWGFDKKCQFMDKLVFEVSQHHK; from the exons ATGAGAGGAAGCATCGGAGTAAGGCTTCAAAATTCCAACATTTCCAATGCCACAAGAAAAACCCTAGTTTCATTTTCTACATCTTCCGGTTTCGGCGGCGGCGGTGATGGCCGTGGCGGTGGCCGTGGTCGAGGAGGCTCTTTCTCTGGCCCGCCACAGTTTAACTTCAACGAAAAAGCTCCGGGTAACCCTAACCCTAACTCCAGCGAATCGAAATCTGACACAACAGATTCACCAATTCCTCCTGGTTCTGGCCGTGGCCATGGTCGTGGTGGAACAGTTCCTCCTCCAACAGGTTTTCCTTCTTTTTCCTCATTTATGTCTTCCATTCAACAACCTAGTATAGGTCGTGGTCGAGGTTTTGGTCCATTACCACCTCAATCTGAAAATGATAAGCAGCAAGAACAACAACCTGATTCTGTACCTAAGAAACCCGTTTTCTTCAGAAGAGAGGATAATGTTTCTCAGACAGAAACAAATGAAGTATTGCCTCACAAAAAACCCATTTTTACTAGAACGGAGGATGTTAAACCAATAGATTTATCTGGTGATAATGAGAGTGATAGTATGTTCTCAATGAGCTTGTCAGGGGTGTTGCCTGGAACTGGGAGGGGGAAGCCCGTGGAAGAGGCGGGTCGAGAAGCTCCTCAAGTTACAGTAGAGAATAGGCATATCCGCAGTCGTCGAACTACTGGTGATGCTGCTTCTGAGAATGTTCCTAAGAGACAGCCAATGCTAAGCCAGAATGATGGTGATGGAAGTGGTAGTGGAAGAGGAAGAGAACCTAGGGAGAGAGGTGGGTTTGTTCGTGGCCGAGGTAGAGGACGTGGTAGAGGAAGAGGTGTTGGAAGGGGAGGCTTTAGGGGGGCGGGTGCAGATGATAGGATGGGTCAGATTCAAGATTCAGCGCGTTCCAATGCTGCTGGGCTATACACGGGAGATAATGCAGATGGTGAAAAATTAGCTCAGAAGGTTGGGCCTGAGATAATGAATCAGTTGACGGAAGAGTTCGAGGAGATTGTTAGTAGAGTTCTACCCTCTCCGTTGGAAGATGAATATGTGGAAGCATTAGACATTAATTGCGCT ATTGAGTTTGAGCCGGAATATATTATGGAGTTTGATAGCAATCCAGATATTGATGAGAAAGAACCAATTCCACTTCGGGATGCACTAGAGAAAATGAAACCATTCTTGATGAAATACGAGGGGATTAAAAGTCAAGAAGAGTGGGAG GAAATAATGGAAGAGACAATGGAACGAGTTCCATTATTGAAAAAGATTGTTGATCACTACAGCGGACCTGATAGAGTAACCGCAAAGAAGCAAACAGAAGAGTTAGAGAGAGTTGCTAAAACTCTTCCTGGAAGTGCGCCATCTTCTGTGAAGGATTTCACTAACCGAGCTGTTATCTCTCTTCAG AGCAACCCAGGCTGGGGATTTGACAAGAAATGCCAATTCATGGATAAGCTAGTTTTTGAAGTGTCTCAGCATCACAAATAA